In Uranotaenia lowii strain MFRU-FL chromosome 2, ASM2978415v1, whole genome shotgun sequence, one genomic interval encodes:
- the LOC129744656 gene encoding dynamin-like 120 kDa protein, mitochondrial isoform X1, whose translation MAQLLLGRTSFNPRFTSVRPAVYALSRVNFSGFTQSGDRSKNQYQYKHQYFRQGPNFGGGHQWYQQSRGYGMLVARVLRGALKLRYLVLGGAIGGGVTLNKRYEEWKDGLPDMKWLEEVFPDNDKWAKFTSSLLKVKDSVKDSIEIDPRLKQLSENKINEWREWFDRRLDNAIEAAETQKNEQIESSFQNLSEFVSDLYGATKEELRNKNTVNAKSLSTEENRRRNETLQGQVDSLQTEIMNVQLKYQREIEKLEKENRDLRQQYLIMKTNRKQSTKKRIKKSLIDMYSEVLDELSGYDTSYSTADHLPRVVVVGDQSSGKTSVLEAIAQARIFPRGSGEMMTRAPVKVTLSEGPYHVAQFRDSDREYDLTRESDLADLRRDVENRMRNSVRGGKTVSMDVISMTVKGPGLQRMVLVDLPGIISTQTVDMAADTKDSIKHMTEHYMSNPNAIILCIQDGSVDAERSNVTDLVSQCDPLGKRTIFVLTKVDMAEDLADPNRIRRILSGKLFPMKALGYFAVVTGRGRKDDSIETIREYEEKFFKNSKLFQSGVTMSHQVTTRNLSLAVADRFWKMVRETIEQQADAFKATRFNLETEWKNNFPRLRESSRDELFEKAKGEVLDEVVNLSQISSKKWEELLNDKLWEKLSNYVFENVYLPAAQSGSQNSFNTMVDIKLRQFAEQALPAKSVEAGWEALQKEFQHLMEVARKTPDHDDLYDNLKCAVIDEAIRRHSWEDKAIDMLRVIQLNTLEDRSVHDKHEWDQAVRFFESSVKEKLQQTEQTIAEMFGPSFYQRWAHWRYSTEDQKKRLYVKKELDGLLGSDMKHSPMLSYDELTTVRKNLQRDKIEVETDYIRETWYPIYRRHFLKQALNRAYDCRKAYYLYSQQGAECDVNCSDVVLFWRIQQVIKITANALRQQVINREARRLDKEIKEVLDEYGEDDDKKEQLLTGKRVTLAEELIKVRHIQEKLEEFINALNQEK comes from the exons CTTCAACCCCCGCTTTACGTCGGTCCGTCCGGCAGTGTACGCCCTTAGCCGGGTCAATTTTTCCGGCTTTACACAAAGTGGAGATCGAAGCAAGAACCAGTACCAGTACAAACATCAATACTTTCGGCAGGGGCCAAACTTCGGCGGCGGTCACCAATGGTACCAACAGTCTCGTGGTTATGGGATGCTGGTGGCCCGGGTGCTTCGAGGAGCCCTCAAACTGCGCTACCTGGTGTTGGGTGGGGCTATCGGGGGAGGCGTCACACTGAACAAGCGCTACGAAGAATGGAAAGACGGTCTGCCGGATATGAAGTGGCTCGAGGAAGTTTTCCCGGACAATGACAAGTGGGCCAAGTTTACCTCGAGTTTACTTAAGGTGAAAGATTCCGTTAAGGATTCCATCGAGATCG ATCCACGCTTAAAGCAGTTAAGTGAGAATAAGATTAACGAGTGGCGTGAGTGGTTCGATCGTCGTCTGGATAATGCCATCGAAGCGGCTGAGACTCAAAAGAATGAGCAGATTGAAA GTTCCTTCCAGAATCTATCAGAATTCGTATCCGATTTGTATGGAG CCACCAAAGAGGAATTGCGCAACAAAAACACCGTCAATGCTAAGAGTTTATCGACCGAGGAAAATCGTCGACGTAACGAAACCCTCCAGGGACAGGTTGATTCGTTGCAAACCGAAATCATGAACGTACAGCTGAAGTATCAGCGCGAGATCGAAAAGTTGGAGAAGGAAAATCGAGACCTCCGGCAGCAGTATCTGATCATGAAAACGAACCGCAAACAGTCGACGAAAAAGCGCATCAAGAAGTCGTTGATCGATATGTATTCGGAGGTGCTGGATGAACTTTCTGGGTACGATACCAGCTACAGTACCGCCGATCATCTGCCTCGAGTGGTTGTGGTCGGGGATCAGAGCAGCGGTAAAACGTCTGTCCTGGAGGCTATCGCACAGGCACGCATTTTCCCTCGTGGTAGCGGTGAAATGATGACCAGGGCACCGGTAAAGGTGACACTATCCGAAGGACCCTACCACGTGGCTCAGTTCCGAGACTCCGATCGGGAGTATGATTTAACGAGGGAAAGCGACTTAGCCGATCTGCGGAGAGATGTTGAAAATCGGATGCGTAACTCTGTTAGAGGTGGAAAAACTGTTAGTATGGATGTCATTTCGATGACTGTCAAGGGTCCAGGTTTGCAGCGAATGGTACTAGTCGATCTGCCGGGTATTATTTCGACACAAACGGTGGACATGGCAGCTGACACCAAAGACTCGATCAAACACATGACCGAGCATTACATGAGCAATCCAAATGCGATCATTCTGTGCATTCAGGATGGTTCGGTCGACGCTGAACGAAGCAACGTAACGGATCTGGTTTCCCAGTGTGATCCACTTGGCAAGCGAACCATATTTGTTTTGACCAAGGTCGATATGGCAGAGGATTTGGCGGATCCGAATCGTATTAGAAGAATCCTCTCGGGAAAACTGTTCCCAATGAAAGCACTCGGCTACTTTGCCGTGGTCACGGGACGAGGTCGAAAAGACGATTCCATCGAAACGATTCGCGAGTACGAGGAAAAGTTCTTCAAAAATTCCAAACTGTTTCA AAGCGGCGTTACGATGTCGCATCAAGTGACAACCAGAAATCTCAGCCTGGCGGTGGCCGACCGTTTCTGGAAGATGGTTCGGGAAACGATCGAGCAACAGGCCGATGCCTTCAAGGCAACCCGGTTCAACTTGGAAACGGAATGGAAAAATAATTTCCCACG ACTCCGTGAGTCCAGTCGAGACGAATTGTTTGAGAAAGCCAAGGGCGAAGTTCTAGACGAGGTCGTTAACCTTTCGCAAATATCCTCTAAGAAATGGGAAGAACTACTCAACGATAAACTCTGGGAAAAACTGAGCAACTACGTTTTCGAAAACGTTTATCTACCAGCGGCACAATCCGGCTCTCAga attcctTCAACACAATGGTAGATATCAAATTGCGCCAGTTTGCTGAACAAGCACTGCCGGCGAAATCGGTAGAGGCTGGCTGGGAAGCCCTACAAAAGGAGTTTCAGCATCTGATGGAGGTTGCCCGGAAAACCCCCGACCACGACGATCTGTACGATAACCTGAAGTGCGCTGTCATTGATGAAGCCATTCGGCGGCACTCGTGGGAAGACAAAGCGATCGATATGCTTCGGGTGATCCAGTTAAACACTTTGGAGGATCGTAGCGTACACGATAAGCACGAATGGGATCAGGCAGTTCGATTTTTCGAATCTTCGGTGAAAGAAAAACTACAGCAGACCGAACAAACGATTGCAGAAATGTTTGGACCTTCGTTCTATCAGCGATGGGCCCATTGGCGGTACTCGACGGAGGACCAAAAGAAACGATTGTACGTCAAGAAAGAGTTGGACGGACTCCTGGGCAGTGATATGAAGCATTCACCAATGTTGAGCTACGACGAACTGACGACGGTTCGGAAAAATCTTCAACGAGACAAGATCGAGGTCGAGACTGACTACATCCGCGAAACGTGGTATCCCATCTACAGGAG acACTTCCTTAAGCAGGCGCTAAACCGGGCATACGATTGCCGGAAGGCTTACTACCTGTATTCGCAGCAGGGTGCCGAATGTGATGTGAACTGCAGCGATGTGGTGCTGTTTTGGCGGATTCAACAGGTTATCAAAATAACGGCCAACGCGTTACGGCAGCAGGTCATCAACCGGGAGGCTCGTCGGCTTGACAAAGAGATCAAAGAAGTGCTCGATGAGTACGGCGAAGACGACGACAAGAAGGAACAGCTGCTGACCGGCAAACGAGTCACACTGGCCGAAGAAttga TCAAAGTGCGACACATTCAGGAAAAGTTAGAAGAATTCATCAACGCTCTCAACCAGGAAAAATAA
- the LOC129744656 gene encoding dynamin-like 120 kDa protein, mitochondrial isoform X2: MAQLLLGRTSFNPRFTSVRPAVYALSRVNFSGFTQSGDRSKNQYQYKHQYFRQGPNFGGGHQWYQQSRGYGMLVARVLRGALKLRYLVLGGAIGGGVTLNKRYEEWKDGLPDMKWLEEVFPDNDKWAKFTSSLLKVKDSVKDSIEIDPRLKQLSENKINEWREWFDRRLDNAIEAAETQKNEQIETTKEELRNKNTVNAKSLSTEENRRRNETLQGQVDSLQTEIMNVQLKYQREIEKLEKENRDLRQQYLIMKTNRKQSTKKRIKKSLIDMYSEVLDELSGYDTSYSTADHLPRVVVVGDQSSGKTSVLEAIAQARIFPRGSGEMMTRAPVKVTLSEGPYHVAQFRDSDREYDLTRESDLADLRRDVENRMRNSVRGGKTVSMDVISMTVKGPGLQRMVLVDLPGIISTQTVDMAADTKDSIKHMTEHYMSNPNAIILCIQDGSVDAERSNVTDLVSQCDPLGKRTIFVLTKVDMAEDLADPNRIRRILSGKLFPMKALGYFAVVTGRGRKDDSIETIREYEEKFFKNSKLFQSGVTMSHQVTTRNLSLAVADRFWKMVRETIEQQADAFKATRFNLETEWKNNFPRLRESSRDELFEKAKGEVLDEVVNLSQISSKKWEELLNDKLWEKLSNYVFENVYLPAAQSGSQNSFNTMVDIKLRQFAEQALPAKSVEAGWEALQKEFQHLMEVARKTPDHDDLYDNLKCAVIDEAIRRHSWEDKAIDMLRVIQLNTLEDRSVHDKHEWDQAVRFFESSVKEKLQQTEQTIAEMFGPSFYQRWAHWRYSTEDQKKRLYVKKELDGLLGSDMKHSPMLSYDELTTVRKNLQRDKIEVETDYIRETWYPIYRRHFLKQALNRAYDCRKAYYLYSQQGAECDVNCSDVVLFWRIQQVIKITANALRQQVINREARRLDKEIKEVLDEYGEDDDKKEQLLTGKRVTLAEELIKVRHIQEKLEEFINALNQEK, translated from the exons CTTCAACCCCCGCTTTACGTCGGTCCGTCCGGCAGTGTACGCCCTTAGCCGGGTCAATTTTTCCGGCTTTACACAAAGTGGAGATCGAAGCAAGAACCAGTACCAGTACAAACATCAATACTTTCGGCAGGGGCCAAACTTCGGCGGCGGTCACCAATGGTACCAACAGTCTCGTGGTTATGGGATGCTGGTGGCCCGGGTGCTTCGAGGAGCCCTCAAACTGCGCTACCTGGTGTTGGGTGGGGCTATCGGGGGAGGCGTCACACTGAACAAGCGCTACGAAGAATGGAAAGACGGTCTGCCGGATATGAAGTGGCTCGAGGAAGTTTTCCCGGACAATGACAAGTGGGCCAAGTTTACCTCGAGTTTACTTAAGGTGAAAGATTCCGTTAAGGATTCCATCGAGATCG ATCCACGCTTAAAGCAGTTAAGTGAGAATAAGATTAACGAGTGGCGTGAGTGGTTCGATCGTCGTCTGGATAATGCCATCGAAGCGGCTGAGACTCAAAAGAATGAGCAGATTGAAA CCACCAAAGAGGAATTGCGCAACAAAAACACCGTCAATGCTAAGAGTTTATCGACCGAGGAAAATCGTCGACGTAACGAAACCCTCCAGGGACAGGTTGATTCGTTGCAAACCGAAATCATGAACGTACAGCTGAAGTATCAGCGCGAGATCGAAAAGTTGGAGAAGGAAAATCGAGACCTCCGGCAGCAGTATCTGATCATGAAAACGAACCGCAAACAGTCGACGAAAAAGCGCATCAAGAAGTCGTTGATCGATATGTATTCGGAGGTGCTGGATGAACTTTCTGGGTACGATACCAGCTACAGTACCGCCGATCATCTGCCTCGAGTGGTTGTGGTCGGGGATCAGAGCAGCGGTAAAACGTCTGTCCTGGAGGCTATCGCACAGGCACGCATTTTCCCTCGTGGTAGCGGTGAAATGATGACCAGGGCACCGGTAAAGGTGACACTATCCGAAGGACCCTACCACGTGGCTCAGTTCCGAGACTCCGATCGGGAGTATGATTTAACGAGGGAAAGCGACTTAGCCGATCTGCGGAGAGATGTTGAAAATCGGATGCGTAACTCTGTTAGAGGTGGAAAAACTGTTAGTATGGATGTCATTTCGATGACTGTCAAGGGTCCAGGTTTGCAGCGAATGGTACTAGTCGATCTGCCGGGTATTATTTCGACACAAACGGTGGACATGGCAGCTGACACCAAAGACTCGATCAAACACATGACCGAGCATTACATGAGCAATCCAAATGCGATCATTCTGTGCATTCAGGATGGTTCGGTCGACGCTGAACGAAGCAACGTAACGGATCTGGTTTCCCAGTGTGATCCACTTGGCAAGCGAACCATATTTGTTTTGACCAAGGTCGATATGGCAGAGGATTTGGCGGATCCGAATCGTATTAGAAGAATCCTCTCGGGAAAACTGTTCCCAATGAAAGCACTCGGCTACTTTGCCGTGGTCACGGGACGAGGTCGAAAAGACGATTCCATCGAAACGATTCGCGAGTACGAGGAAAAGTTCTTCAAAAATTCCAAACTGTTTCA AAGCGGCGTTACGATGTCGCATCAAGTGACAACCAGAAATCTCAGCCTGGCGGTGGCCGACCGTTTCTGGAAGATGGTTCGGGAAACGATCGAGCAACAGGCCGATGCCTTCAAGGCAACCCGGTTCAACTTGGAAACGGAATGGAAAAATAATTTCCCACG ACTCCGTGAGTCCAGTCGAGACGAATTGTTTGAGAAAGCCAAGGGCGAAGTTCTAGACGAGGTCGTTAACCTTTCGCAAATATCCTCTAAGAAATGGGAAGAACTACTCAACGATAAACTCTGGGAAAAACTGAGCAACTACGTTTTCGAAAACGTTTATCTACCAGCGGCACAATCCGGCTCTCAga attcctTCAACACAATGGTAGATATCAAATTGCGCCAGTTTGCTGAACAAGCACTGCCGGCGAAATCGGTAGAGGCTGGCTGGGAAGCCCTACAAAAGGAGTTTCAGCATCTGATGGAGGTTGCCCGGAAAACCCCCGACCACGACGATCTGTACGATAACCTGAAGTGCGCTGTCATTGATGAAGCCATTCGGCGGCACTCGTGGGAAGACAAAGCGATCGATATGCTTCGGGTGATCCAGTTAAACACTTTGGAGGATCGTAGCGTACACGATAAGCACGAATGGGATCAGGCAGTTCGATTTTTCGAATCTTCGGTGAAAGAAAAACTACAGCAGACCGAACAAACGATTGCAGAAATGTTTGGACCTTCGTTCTATCAGCGATGGGCCCATTGGCGGTACTCGACGGAGGACCAAAAGAAACGATTGTACGTCAAGAAAGAGTTGGACGGACTCCTGGGCAGTGATATGAAGCATTCACCAATGTTGAGCTACGACGAACTGACGACGGTTCGGAAAAATCTTCAACGAGACAAGATCGAGGTCGAGACTGACTACATCCGCGAAACGTGGTATCCCATCTACAGGAG acACTTCCTTAAGCAGGCGCTAAACCGGGCATACGATTGCCGGAAGGCTTACTACCTGTATTCGCAGCAGGGTGCCGAATGTGATGTGAACTGCAGCGATGTGGTGCTGTTTTGGCGGATTCAACAGGTTATCAAAATAACGGCCAACGCGTTACGGCAGCAGGTCATCAACCGGGAGGCTCGTCGGCTTGACAAAGAGATCAAAGAAGTGCTCGATGAGTACGGCGAAGACGACGACAAGAAGGAACAGCTGCTGACCGGCAAACGAGTCACACTGGCCGAAGAAttga TCAAAGTGCGACACATTCAGGAAAAGTTAGAAGAATTCATCAACGCTCTCAACCAGGAAAAATAA